A single region of the Schistocerca serialis cubense isolate TAMUIC-IGC-003099 chromosome 7, iqSchSeri2.2, whole genome shotgun sequence genome encodes:
- the LOC126412864 gene encoding E3 ubiquitin-protein ligase UBR2, with amino-acid sequence MDCEEFSLPDIDMEQPVLDEFPDSASKCVEVWTEKLEKGILSCAHFKEHWRIYVPRIYSPDPKGNCLDFNYDEAKAQEILFQPLERFICNGDPQEVFSALTQTANRSTVCGRVFKIGEPTYSCRECGMDSTCVLCVDCFKQSAHRNHKYKMGTSGGGGCCDCGDTEAWKSEPFCDIHAAGSQAGQEPVKCLQEDMAERVRATFSAVLKYAYQMLTVEHLRVPSDLSIKESEEGTLGLFDTDTHCTVLYNDETHTFEQVITTLSRVIKCSQKDAIDYVTNIDREGRAVVKCSTFPHCKELKAEIERFTARHGNRPLKVLVVHAHVIAHQVFAMELLEWLQKILGYGEGFRVVFSEVALELDHQESSIIEGILVRDSHLWKSARTHWHRLIISGLLMEYESKKAFAKLFTKTYNVVLKDFMRDDHDHAFSIASMSVQVFTVPTLAHYLIAEEDVLYILLNAFISECNRKCNKAGKLEFERNSSNGTFKRAQFILYDLRYLLSAKPTVWTDELRKGFLHGVTYLLNLLSMMQGMDQITRQVGQHMEYEPEWESAFNLHIKLAHVITLALEWCGTDRTVLIKAYRATLKKLHDPSQVGEVRELADHSAPCLIYDVSQQPVSIHLPLSRFLAGLHLHLEKFGLEFRSNEFKNIPKPTPELIIEPVLRTQVMISQVHAGMWRRNGYSLLNQLYFYHNVKCRSEMLDRDIILLQVGASLIESNEFLIHLLNKFNLLNWANPQFETNILRNPEEDSMRQTINLVEEFLGLLITIVSERYTPGVGKVTEDDKIKKEIIQQLCIKPLPHSELNKTLPEDVNHETGMERVIDQVAVFKKPAQGTGKGVYELKPEYYDQYDVFFYHYTREELSKSEEAQRKRRKALGELECCPPPVLPPLSEAFMMMANLLQCDVMLHIMKTVLERSINLRARSFSEAQLHKVLHLIGYALHEEEQKHYQYMVFVERAEKWGLENLIEELCGSARVEAHKDLLQWTLGKYRQVAAARKLGHVQPAPQPQHQEGVGQAEDSANEEKEWRAKMAAQKRAKIMAQMTAMQKNFMKENAKLFESALAESSSQKENVEMFMDVSEQSECQPIALGPKQTTRATTDRTHTCILCQEDQTVSAGGQALVVSAFVQKSTVLCTHRGLSEEYLEKMSEPLFLSASIGPAPFTGTCGHVMHSNCWEKYFENVLAKESRRPYRLRQPASFDIEKQEFLCPLCECLSNTPCPLVPPVGSLISNSQAALTNLSFEKWISGLHLALKYKKKISKTLRSMEKKQTDSASDSGGGTGEGGEEEEEDVQVMESLYYTCPIHQVVVELGEDGEAFASLFSRNNLRTEFSENLSTFILLFAQATFTKSLGSHPKYGDSRIVLMAWKSCAYTVHAMECLLRDTGKPLLGDLSSRQQDCLEGLIRLVAVLGTTWKFPDMISSHALRLLTIILESPHDEPCILDWDTFGVLLPLTLSLSSLFLTDGAVPIPTGGLQELYIFRLMLLCNIVKVLLTNDFESTEMSMEVEGEPDETEKLIGFITDVRRAAGIAPETNIQVKAVCRLVQEACIPFLRCCVLFYHFLTGVPAPQVLLEVGGDTFDNMCTYLGLNITLSELVCGDVNRDLVVRWCQHPKVQQYLSGASKYPFVKVPQPVNQLISLPVDYSELINTVSLFICPNSDREDSRNPTMCLVCGDMLCSQSYCCQTELNKTLVGACTYHAHECGAGVGIFLRVRECEILLLASPNRGCFMSPPYLDQYGETDQGLRRGNPLTLCPERYKKLQLLWLSHGIYEEITRHLESTTNIVTTQWQHL; translated from the coding sequence ATGGACTGTGAGGAATTCTCTCTCCCAGATATTGACATGGAGCAACCAGTACTAGATGAGTTTCCTGATTCTGCCAGTAAATGTGTAGAAGTATGGACAGAAAAGCTTGAAAAGGGCATATTGTCCTGTGCTCACTTTAAAGAACACTGGCGTATATACGTGCCGAGGATATATAGTCCAGATCCTAAGGGAAATTGTTTGGACTTCAACTACGATGAAGCAAAGGCccaagaaattttatttcagccTCTAGAAAGATTCATCTGCAATGGGGACCCTCAAGAAGTTTTTAGTGCACTAACACAGACAGCAAATCGATCAACTGTATGTGGTAGAGTCTTCAAAATAGGTGAGCCGACATACAGCTGCAGAGagtgtggtatggactcaacatgtGTTCTCTGTGTTGACTGCTTTAAACAGTCAGCTCATCGTAACCACAAATATAAGATGGGAACCTCTGGTGGTGGTGGATGCTGTGACTGTGGAGATACGGAAGCCTGGAAAAGTGAACCTTTCTGTGATATACATGCTGCCGGTTCTCAAGCAGGGCAAGAACCTGTCAAGTGCTTACAAGAGGATATGGCAGAAAGAGTACGTGCAACTTTCAGTGCTGTTCTCAAATATGCATatcagatgttgactgtggaacaTCTGAGAGTGCCTTCAGATCTGAGCATTAAGGAATCGGAAGAAGGAACATTAGGTCTCTTTGATACTGACACTCACTGCACTGTTCTCTATAATGATGAGACTCACACCTTCGAACAAGTGATTACTACTTTGTCGAGAGTTATCAAATGTTCACAGAAAGATGCTATAGATTATGTGACGAATATAGACAGAGAAGGTCGTGCTGTTGTGAAGTGTTCCACTTTTCCACATTGCAAAGAACTGAAAGCAGAAATTGAGCGTTTTACTGCACGCCATGGAAACAGACCTTTGAAAGTACTTGTTGTGCATGCTCATGTAATTGCTCATCAGGTATTTGCAATGGAGCTTTTAGAGTGGTTACAAAAAATTCTTGGCTACGGGGAAGGCTTCCGTGTGGTTTTCAGTGAGGTAGCACTAGAGCTTGACCATCAGGAATCTTCAATAATAGAGGGCATTTTGGTCAGAGATTCCCATTTGTGGAAATCTGCACGCACCCACTGGCACCGTCTTATTATTTCTGGACTCCTGATGGAGTATGAGAGCAAAAAGGCATTTGCTAAACTCTTCACAAAGACATACAATGTTGTCCTCAAAGACTTCATGCGAGATGATCACGATCACGCATTTTCTATTGCCTCTATGTCAGTGCAGGTCTTTACAGTCCCTACATTGGCTCATTATCTCATAGCAGAGGAAGATGTTCTGTATATCCTGTTGAATGCTTTTATATCAGAATGCAACCGTAAATGCAATAAAGCAGGGAAACtagaatttgaaagaaattcaTCAAATGGTACTTTCAAACGTGCCCAGTTCATACTTTATGACTTGCGTTATCTCCTGAGTGCAAAGCCGACTGTATGGACAGATGAGCTACGTAAGGGATTCCTTCACGGTGTTACGTACTTGCTTAATCTGTTATCAATGATGCAAGGAATGGACCAGATAACCAGGCAAGTTGGACAGCATATGGAGTATGAACCTGAATGGGAATCGGCTTTCAATCTCCACATTAAACTTGCACATGTAATAACATTGGCTCTGGAATGGTGTGGTACAGACAGAACAGTTCTGATAAAAGCATACAGAGCTACTCTAAAAAAATTGCACGATCCCTCTCAAGTTGGAGAGGTGCGGGAGTTGGCCGATCACAGTGCACCGTGTTTAATTTACGATGTATCTCAGCAGCCAGTCTCTATACATCTACCATTATCTCGTTTTTTAGCTGGCTTACATCTTCATTTGGAGAAATTTGGTTTAGAATTTAGAAGTAATGAGTTCAAGAATATACCTAAACCAACTCCAGAACTAATTATTGAACCAGTACTAAGAACACAGGTAATGATTTCTCAAGTGCATGCTGGAATGTGGCGTCGCAATGGTTACTCTCTTTTGAATCAGCTTTATTTTTACCACAATGTCAAGTGCCGATCGGAGATGTTAGACAGGGATATCATATTGTTACAGGTGGGAGCATCATTGATTGAAAGCAATGAATTCCTCATACATTTGCTCAATAAATTCAATCTCTTAAACTGGGCAAATCCTCAGTTTGAAACAAATATCCTCAGAAACCCAGAGGAGGATAGTATGAGGCAGACAATAAATTTAGTTGAAGAGTTCCTTGGTCTTCTTATAACAATTGTTAGTGAAAGGTACACACCTGGTGTTGGTAAAGTTACAGaagatgacaaaataaaaaaagaaataatccaACAGCTGTGTATAAAACCACTGCCACATTCTGAGCTAAACAAAACTCTCCCTGAGGATGTCAACCATGAAACTGGGATGGAACGGGTAATTGATCAAGTTGCAGTGTTTAAAAAGCCTGCACAGGGAACAGGGAAAGGCGTGTATGAACTGAAACCTGAATATTATGATCAATATGATGTTTTCTTttaccactatacaagagaagaaTTGTCAAAGTCAGAAGAAGCCCAGAGGAAGAGGAGAAAAGCTCTTGGGGAGTTGGAATGCTGTCCTCCTCCTGTTCTTCCACCACTCAGTGAAGCTTTTATGATGATGGCAAATCTGTTGCAATGTGATGTAATGCTGCACATTATGAAAACTGTGTTGGAACGTAGCATTAATCTTAGAGCAAGAAGTTTTTCAGAAGCTCAGCTCCACAAGGTGCTTCACCTCATAGGTTACGCTTTGCACGAAGAAGAACAGAAGCATTACCAATATATGGTATTTGTTGAACGTGCAGAGAAGTGGGGACTTGAAAACCTAATTGAAGAGTTGTGTGGTAGTGCAAGAGTTGAGGCGCACAAAGATTTGCTGCAGTGGACACTAGGAAAGTATAGGCAAGTTGCTGCAGCTCGCAAACTTGGTCACGTACAACCTGCACCTCAACCTCAGCATCAAGAGGGGGTAGGTCAGGCAGAAGATTCTGCAAATGAGGAAAAGGAATGGAGAGCAAAAATGGCAGCTCAGAAGAGGGCAAAAATAATGGCCCAGATGACAGCAATGCAAAAGAACTTTATGAAGGAAAATGCCAAGTTATTTGAATCAGCTCTTGCAGAGAGCTcttcacaaaaagaaaatgtggaaatGTTCATGGATGTTTCAGAACAGTCAGAATGTCAGCCCATTGCCCTAGGACCAAAACAGACAACACGGGCAACAACGGACCGCACACATACTTGCATTTTATGTCAGGAAGATCAGACAGTTTCTGCTGGTGGACAAGCACTTGTTGTTTCTGCTTTTGTTCAAAAATCAACAGTACTCTGTACTCACAGGGGACTGTCTGAAGAATATCTGGAAAAAATGTCTGAGCCTTTATTTCTCTCAGCTTCTATTGGGCCAGCTCCATTTACTGGCACTTGTGGTCACGTAATGCACAGTAATTGCTGGGAAAAATACTTTGAGAATGTCCTGGCCAAAGAGTCGCGACGACCGTATCGGCTCCGGCAGCCGGCAAGCTTTGACATTGAGAAACAGGAATTTCTGTGCCCGCTTTGTGAGTGTCTCAGTAATACACCGTGCCCACTTGTTCCTCCTGTTGGATCTCTAATATCAAATTCACAAGCTGCTTTGACAAATTTATCATTTGAAAAATGGATCTCAGGTTTGCACCTTGctttaaaatacaagaaaaagatTAGCAAGACATTAAGAAGTATGGAGAAAAAACAAACTGATTCAGCAAGTGACAGTGGAGGTGGAACTGGTGAAGGTggagaggaagaagaggaggatgtACAAGTCATGGAGTCACTTTACTACACATGCCCAATCCACCAGGTTGTTGTTGAACTTGGGGAAGATGGAGAAGCATTTGCGTCACTGTTTTCACGCAATAACCTGAGGACCGAGTTTTCGGAAAATCTGTCTACATTCATATTACTGTTTGCACAAGCCACTTTCACTAAAAGTCTGGGTTCACACCCTAAGTATGGTGATTCAAGGATTGTTCTGATGGCATGGAAATCTTGTGCATACACAGTTCATGCTATGGAATGTCTTCTCAGAGATACTGGCAAGCCATTGCTTGGTGATCTATCATCAAGACAGCAAGACTGTCTGGAAGGTCTGATTCGTCTTGTAGCAGTGCTTGGAACGACGTGGAAGTTTCCAGATATGATAAGCAGCCATGCTTTGAGATTACTTACAATAATTTTAGAAAGCCCACATGATGAACCTTGTATCCTTGACTGGGATACATTTGGTGTGCTTTTACCTTTGACGTTGTCACTATCCAGTTTGTTTTTAACTGATGGTGCTGTTCCTATTCCTACTGGGGGTTTGCAGGAGCTATATATTTTTCGACTTATGTTGTTGTGTAACATTGTAAAAGTACTGTTAACCAATGATTTTGAAAGCACTGAAATGAGTATGGAAGTAGAGGGTGAACCAGACGAAACTGAAAAGCTCATTGGTTTTATTACGGATGTCAGAAGAGCTGCTGGAATTGCACCAGAAACTAATATTCAAGTAAAGGCAGTATGCAGACTTGTGCAGGAAGCATGTATACCATTTTTGCGTTGTTGTGTCCTGTTTTACCACTTCTTGACAGGCGTTCCAGCTCCACAGGTGTTGCTGGAGGTTGGTGGAGACACTTTTGATAATATGTGCACTTATCTTGGATTGAACATTACACTTTCAGAACTGGTATGTGGAGATGTGAACAGAGACTTGGTTGTGCGATGGTGTCAACATCCGAAGGTGCAGCAGTACCTGTCTGGAGCATCAAAGTATCCATTTGTTAAAGTTCCTCAGCCGGTAAACCAACTCATTTCTTTGCCTGTTGATTACAGTGAATTAATCAACACTGTTTCACTCTTCATTTGCCCGAACAGTGACCGTGAAGATTCTCGTAATCCGACTATGTGTCTAGTGTGTGGTGACATGTTGTGCTCACAGAGTTATTGCTGTCAAACTGAACTGAATAAGACATTAGTTGGTGCATGCACTTACCATGCACACGAATGTGGTGCAGGAGTCGGTATTTTTCTTCGTGTACGTGAATGTGAAATTTTGTTACTGGCCAGTCCCAATCGAGGATGTTTCATGTCCCCACCCTATTTAGACCAGTATGGTGAGACAGATCAGGGATTGCGAAGAGGTAACCCATTGACATTGTGCCCTGAGAGGTACAAAAAATTACAGTTGTTGTGGTTGAGTCATGGTATCTACGAAGAAATTACTCGACACTTGGAGTCTACAACTAATATTGTTACAACACAGTGGCAACATCTTTAG